Proteins encoded by one window of Macaca fascicularis isolate 582-1 chromosome 10, T2T-MFA8v1.1:
- the NCAPH2 gene encoding condensin-2 complex subunit H2 isoform X7, whose product MNFIEAALLIQGSACVYSKKVEYLYSLVYQALDFISGKRRAKQLSSVQEDRANGDASSGAPQEAENEFLSLDDFPDSRTNVDLKNDQAPSEVLILPLLPMALVAPDEVEKNNSPLYSRQGEVLASRKDFRMNTCVPHPRGAFMLEPEGMSPVEPAGASMPRTQKDAGRTEEQPMEVSVCRSPVPALGFSQDPGPSPEGPAPLGGGEDEDAEEAVDLPEASAPKATLEPEEPRSPQQSAALPRRYMLREREGAPEPASCMKETPEPWQSLDPFDSLESKPFKKGRPYSVPPCVEEAPGQKRKRKSAAKLQDFHQWYLAAYADHADSRRPRRKGPSFADMEVLYWTHVKEQLETLRKLQRREVAEQWLPRAEEGLWSAEEDHLEDSLEDLGAAADDFLEPEEYVEPEGADPREAADLDTVPVSLSYEELVRRNVELFIATSQKFVQETELSQRIRDWEDTVQPLLQEQEQHVPFDIHTYGDQVVSRFPQLNEWCPFAELVAGQPAFEVCRSMLASLQLANDYTVEITQQPGLETAVDTMSLRLLTHQRAHKRFQTYTAPSMAQP is encoded by the exons ATGAACTTCATTGAGGCAGCGTTGTTGATCCAGGGCTCTGCCTGCGTCTACAGTAAGAAG GTGGAATACCTCTACTCGCTCGTCTACCAGGCCCTTGATTTCATCTCTGGAAAGAG GCGGGCCAAGCAGCTCTCTTCGGTGCAGGAGGACAGGGCCAATGGGGATGCCAGCTCTGGGGccccccaggaggcagagaatgaG TTCCTGTCGCTGGATGACTTCCCTGACTCCCGGACTAACGTGGATCTCAAGAACGATCAGGCGCCCAGC GAGGTCCTCATCCTCCCCCTCCTGCCCATGGCCCTGGTGGCCCCTGATGAAGTGGAGAAGAACAACAGTCCCCTGTACAG CCGTCAGGGTGAGGTCCTGGCCAGCCGGAAGGATTTCAGGATGAACACGTGCGTTCCCCACCCCAGAGGGGCTTTCATGTTGGAGCCAGAGGGCATGTCCCCCGTGGAGCCAGCAGGCGCTTCCATGCCAAGGACCCAGAAGG ATGCCGGGAGGACTGAGGAGCAGCCAATGGAAGTTTCCGTGTGCAGGAGCCCTGTCCCAGCACTTGGCTTCTCCCAGGACCCAG GCCCCTCTCCAGAAGGCCCGGCGCCCCTGGGCGGGGGTGAGGACGAGGATGCAGAGGAGGCAGTAGACCTTCCTGAGGCCTCGGCCCCCAAGGCCACTCTGGAGCCTGAGGAGCCCAGGAGCCCGCAGCAG AGTGCTGCCCTGCCCAGGAGGTACATGCTGCGGGAGCGAGAGGGGGCCCCAGAGCCTGCATCCTGCATGAAG GAGACTCCAGAGCCCTGGCAGAGCCTGGACCCCTTTGACTCCCTGGAGTCTAAGCCCTTCAAGAAAG GTAGGCCTTACTCTGTGCCCCCCTGTGTGGAGGAGGCTCCGGGACAGAAGCGCAAGAGGAAGAGTGCTGCCAAGCTGCAGGACTTCCACCAGTGGTACCTGGCTGCCT ATGCTGACCATGCTGACAGCCGGAGGCCTCGGCGAAAGGGTCCGTCCTTTGCAG ACATGGAGGTCCTGTACTGGACACACGTGAAGGAGCAGTTGGAAACTCTCCGGAAGCTGCAGAGGAGGGAG GTGGCCGAGCAGTGGCTGCCGAGGGCCGAGGAAGGGCTGTGGTCTGCAGAGGAGGACCACCTGGAGGATTCTCTGGAAGACCTGGGGGCAGCAG cagATGACTTTCTAGAACCTGAGGAGTATGTGGAGCCTGAGGGAGCAGACCCCAGGGAAGCTGCTGACCTTG ACACAGTGCCGGTGTCCCTGAGCTACGAGGAGCTGGTTCGAAGGAACGTG GAGCTCTTCATCGCCACCTCCCAGAAGTTTGTCCAGGAGACAGAGCTGAGCCAGCGCATCAGGGACTGGGAGGACACAGTGCAGCCTCTGCTCCAGGAGCAG GAGCAGCATGTACCCTTTGACATCCACACCTATGGGGACCAGGTGGTCTCGCGGTTCCCCCAGCTCAATGAGTGGTGTCCCTTTGCGGAGCTGGTGGCCGGCCAGCCGGCCTTCGAGGTGTGCCGTTCTATGCTGGCCTCCCTGCAGCTG GCCAATGACTACACAGTGGAGATCACCCAGCAGCCTGGGCTGGAGACGGCCGTGGACACCATGTCCCTGAGACTGCTCACACACCAGCGAGCCCACAAGCGCTTCCAGACCTACACTGCCCCCTCCATGGCCCAGCCCTGA
- the NCAPH2 gene encoding condensin-2 complex subunit H2 isoform X3, which yields MEDVEARFAHLLQPIRDLTKNWEVDVAAQLGEYLEELDQICISFDEGKTTMNFIEAALLIQGSACVYSKKVEYLYSLVYQALDFISGKRRAKQLSSVQEDRANGDASSGAPQEAENEFLSLDDFPDSRTNVDLKNDQAPSEVLILPLLPMALVAPDEVEKNNSPLYSRQGEVLASRKDFRMNTCVPHPRGAFMLEPEGMSPVEPAGASMPRTQKDAGRTEEQPMEVSVCRSPVPALGFSQDPGPSPEGPAPLGGGEDEDAEEAVDLPEASAPKATLEPEEPRSPQQSAALPRRYMLREREGAPEPASCMKETPEPWQSLDPFDSLESKPFKKGRPYSVPPCVEEAPGQKRKRKSAAKLQDFHQWYLAAYADHADSRRPRRKGPSFADMEVLYWTHVKEQLETLRKLQRREVAEQWLPRAEEGLWSAEEDHLEDSLEDLGAAADDFLEPEEYVEPEGADPREAADLDTVPVSLSYEELVRRNVELFIATSQKFVQETELSQRIRDWEDTVQPLLQEQEQHVPFDIHTYGDQVVSRFPQLNEWCPFAELVAGQPAFEVCRSMLASLQLANDYTVEITQQPGLETAVDTMSLRLLTHQRAHKRFQTYTAPSMAQP from the exons CTGGATCAGATCTGCATTTCTTTTGACGAAGGCAAGACCACAATGAACTTCATTGAGGCAGCGTTGTTGATCCAGGGCTCTGCCTGCGTCTACAGTAAGAAG GTGGAATACCTCTACTCGCTCGTCTACCAGGCCCTTGATTTCATCTCTGGAAAGAG GCGGGCCAAGCAGCTCTCTTCGGTGCAGGAGGACAGGGCCAATGGGGATGCCAGCTCTGGGGccccccaggaggcagagaatgaG TTCCTGTCGCTGGATGACTTCCCTGACTCCCGGACTAACGTGGATCTCAAGAACGATCAGGCGCCCAGC GAGGTCCTCATCCTCCCCCTCCTGCCCATGGCCCTGGTGGCCCCTGATGAAGTGGAGAAGAACAACAGTCCCCTGTACAG CCGTCAGGGTGAGGTCCTGGCCAGCCGGAAGGATTTCAGGATGAACACGTGCGTTCCCCACCCCAGAGGGGCTTTCATGTTGGAGCCAGAGGGCATGTCCCCCGTGGAGCCAGCAGGCGCTTCCATGCCAAGGACCCAGAAGG ATGCCGGGAGGACTGAGGAGCAGCCAATGGAAGTTTCCGTGTGCAGGAGCCCTGTCCCAGCACTTGGCTTCTCCCAGGACCCAG GCCCCTCTCCAGAAGGCCCGGCGCCCCTGGGCGGGGGTGAGGACGAGGATGCAGAGGAGGCAGTAGACCTTCCTGAGGCCTCGGCCCCCAAGGCCACTCTGGAGCCTGAGGAGCCCAGGAGCCCGCAGCAG AGTGCTGCCCTGCCCAGGAGGTACATGCTGCGGGAGCGAGAGGGGGCCCCAGAGCCTGCATCCTGCATGAAG GAGACTCCAGAGCCCTGGCAGAGCCTGGACCCCTTTGACTCCCTGGAGTCTAAGCCCTTCAAGAAAG GTAGGCCTTACTCTGTGCCCCCCTGTGTGGAGGAGGCTCCGGGACAGAAGCGCAAGAGGAAGAGTGCTGCCAAGCTGCAGGACTTCCACCAGTGGTACCTGGCTGCCT ATGCTGACCATGCTGACAGCCGGAGGCCTCGGCGAAAGGGTCCGTCCTTTGCAG ACATGGAGGTCCTGTACTGGACACACGTGAAGGAGCAGTTGGAAACTCTCCGGAAGCTGCAGAGGAGGGAG GTGGCCGAGCAGTGGCTGCCGAGGGCCGAGGAAGGGCTGTGGTCTGCAGAGGAGGACCACCTGGAGGATTCTCTGGAAGACCTGGGGGCAGCAG cagATGACTTTCTAGAACCTGAGGAGTATGTGGAGCCTGAGGGAGCAGACCCCAGGGAAGCTGCTGACCTTG ACACAGTGCCGGTGTCCCTGAGCTACGAGGAGCTGGTTCGAAGGAACGTG GAGCTCTTCATCGCCACCTCCCAGAAGTTTGTCCAGGAGACAGAGCTGAGCCAGCGCATCAGGGACTGGGAGGACACAGTGCAGCCTCTGCTCCAGGAGCAG GAGCAGCATGTACCCTTTGACATCCACACCTATGGGGACCAGGTGGTCTCGCGGTTCCCCCAGCTCAATGAGTGGTGTCCCTTTGCGGAGCTGGTGGCCGGCCAGCCGGCCTTCGAGGTGTGCCGTTCTATGCTGGCCTCCCTGCAGCTG GCCAATGACTACACAGTGGAGATCACCCAGCAGCCTGGGCTGGAGACGGCCGTGGACACCATGTCCCTGAGACTGCTCACACACCAGCGAGCCCACAAGCGCTTCCAGACCTACACTGCCCCCTCCATGGCCCAGCCCTGA